The following are encoded together in the Vitis riparia cultivar Riparia Gloire de Montpellier isolate 1030 unplaced genomic scaffold, EGFV_Vit.rip_1.0 scaffold776_pilon_pilon, whole genome shotgun sequence genome:
- the LOC117910549 gene encoding rhomboid-like protein 11, chloroplastic isoform X3, giving the protein MGQFQQLLAHRPCTIKLMPMPMPMPSASLLPINAAFSKLPTSSSLRLTPPTRLLPISAAPSRFVCKMNGSVWLNFNPGQGLKRHQDRLDLTSQLELGKSGGKWKPQRQVNGIFWIILLNLGIFVADHLFQVRAIKTLYLYHNWPAWYQFVTATFCHANCLSLTLESTPWHCCEGNDRQGPFLA; this is encoded by the exons ATGGGGCAGTTTCAGCAACTGCTGGCACATAGACCATGTACAATCAAGCTCATGCCCATGCCCATGCCCATGCCCTCAGCCTCTCTCCTTCCCATCAACGCCGCCTTCTCAAAGCTTCCCACCTCTTCTTCTCTCAGACTCACCCCGCCCACTCGCCTTCTTCCTATCTCGGCCGCCCCATCTCGTTTCGTCTGCAAGATGAACGGTTCAG TTTGGCTGAATTTCAATCCTGGCCAGGGGCTGAAAAGGCACCAAGATCGATTAG ATTTGACATCGCAGCTGGAACTTGGGAAGTCAGGCGGAAAATGGAAACCACAGAGGCAAGTGAATGGAATATTCTGGATCATTCTTCTTAATCTTGGAATATTTGTGGCAGATCATTTATTTCAg GTTCGGGCCATCAAAACCCTATACTTGTATCACAATTGGCCTGCTTGGTACCAGTTTGTGACGGCAACATTCTGTCATGCTAATTG CTTATCCCTTACTTTGGAATCCACACCATGGCATTGTTGTGAAGGAAATGATAGACAGGGACCGTTCCTGGCTTAA
- the LOC117910549 gene encoding uncharacterized protein LOC117910549 isoform X1: MGQFQQLLAHRPCTIKLMPMPMPMPSASLLPINAAFSKLPTSSSLRLTPPTRLLPISAAPSRFVCKMNGSVWLNFNPGQGLKRHQDRLDLTSQLELGKSGGKWKPQRQVNGIFWIILLNLGIFVADHLFQVRAIKTLYLYHNWPAWYQFVTATFCHANCFKMELIMQLGSRLSAYPLLWNPHHGIVVKEMIDRDRSWLNFEHLEGHMMYHCDKLPWL, translated from the exons ATGGGGCAGTTTCAGCAACTGCTGGCACATAGACCATGTACAATCAAGCTCATGCCCATGCCCATGCCCATGCCCTCAGCCTCTCTCCTTCCCATCAACGCCGCCTTCTCAAAGCTTCCCACCTCTTCTTCTCTCAGACTCACCCCGCCCACTCGCCTTCTTCCTATCTCGGCCGCCCCATCTCGTTTCGTCTGCAAGATGAACGGTTCAG TTTGGCTGAATTTCAATCCTGGCCAGGGGCTGAAAAGGCACCAAGATCGATTAG ATTTGACATCGCAGCTGGAACTTGGGAAGTCAGGCGGAAAATGGAAACCACAGAGGCAAGTGAATGGAATATTCTGGATCATTCTTCTTAATCTTGGAATATTTGTGGCAGATCATTTATTTCAg GTTCGGGCCATCAAAACCCTATACTTGTATCACAATTGGCCTGCTTGGTACCAGTTTGTGACGGCAACATTCTGTCATGCTAATTG CTTTAAGATGGAACTGATAATGCAATTGGGCTCGAGGCTTTCAGCTTATCCCTTACTTTGGAATCCACACCATGGCATTGTTGTGAAGGAAATGATAGACAGGGACCGTTCCTGGCTTAATTTTGAGCACTTGGAAGGCCACATGATGTATCACTGTGACAAGCTGCCATGGCTTTAG
- the LOC117910549 gene encoding uncharacterized protein LOC117910549 isoform X2 → MGQFQQLLAHRPCTIKLMPMPMPMPSASLLPINAAFSKLPTSSSLRLTPPTRLLPISAAPSRFVCKMNGSDLTSQLELGKSGGKWKPQRQVNGIFWIILLNLGIFVADHLFQVRAIKTLYLYHNWPAWYQFVTATFCHANCFKMELIMQLGSRLSAYPLLWNPHHGIVVKEMIDRDRSWLNFEHLEGHMMYHCDKLPWL, encoded by the exons ATGGGGCAGTTTCAGCAACTGCTGGCACATAGACCATGTACAATCAAGCTCATGCCCATGCCCATGCCCATGCCCTCAGCCTCTCTCCTTCCCATCAACGCCGCCTTCTCAAAGCTTCCCACCTCTTCTTCTCTCAGACTCACCCCGCCCACTCGCCTTCTTCCTATCTCGGCCGCCCCATCTCGTTTCGTCTGCAAGATGAACGGTTCAG ATTTGACATCGCAGCTGGAACTTGGGAAGTCAGGCGGAAAATGGAAACCACAGAGGCAAGTGAATGGAATATTCTGGATCATTCTTCTTAATCTTGGAATATTTGTGGCAGATCATTTATTTCAg GTTCGGGCCATCAAAACCCTATACTTGTATCACAATTGGCCTGCTTGGTACCAGTTTGTGACGGCAACATTCTGTCATGCTAATTG CTTTAAGATGGAACTGATAATGCAATTGGGCTCGAGGCTTTCAGCTTATCCCTTACTTTGGAATCCACACCATGGCATTGTTGTGAAGGAAATGATAGACAGGGACCGTTCCTGGCTTAATTTTGAGCACTTGGAAGGCCACATGATGTATCACTGTGACAAGCTGCCATGGCTTTAG
- the LOC117910558 gene encoding BURP domain protein RD22-like has protein sequence MKLNLATTTNGVVFLPHQVAESMPFSSNKLPEILNRFSLKEKSAEAEIIKKELEECEEPAMEGEARYCAASLQSLIHFSTSKLGRNVNVLTNEVKTGSQEHEFGVGMKKVADKSVVCHKMNYPYAVFYCHTFTKTRTYMIPLVGADGSKAKAMAACHSDTSAWHPKHVAFKVLNVKPGTVPVCHFVHNNAMV, from the coding sequence ATGAAGCTGAACTTGGCCACAACTACAAATGGAGTTGTTTTCTTGCCTCATCAAGTTGCTGAATCCATGCCCTTTTCATCCAACAAGCTACCCGAAATCTTGAACCGGTTTTCCCTGAAAGAAAAATCTGCAGAAGCCGAGATAATAAAGAAGGAGCTAGAGGAATGTGAGGAGCCTGCCATGGAAGGAGAAGCCAGGTACTGTGCAGCATCATTACAGTCCCTAATCCATTTCAGCACTTCAAAGCTTGGAAGGAATGTGAATGTGCTGACGAATGAGGTCAAAACGGGGAGCCAGGAGCATGAGTTTGGAGTGGGAATGAAGAAGGTTGCAGACAAATCAGTAGTGTGCCATAAGATGAACTACCCATATGCTGTTTTCTACTGCCATACATTCACTAAGACACGGACTTACATGATTCCGTTGGTGGGTGCTGATGGAAGCAAAGCTAAAGCCATGGCAGCTTGTCATAGTGATACATCAGCTTGGCACCCAAAACATGTGGCCTTCAAAGTGCTCAATGTTAAGCCAGGAACAGTCCCTGTCTGCCATTTCGTTCACAACAATGCCATGGTCTGA